A portion of the Bifidobacterium lemurum genome contains these proteins:
- a CDS encoding glycoside hydrolase family 36 protein produces MPHTTDREWTRVTPNSQHTLTWGNDVLELGFSVRPDAPVTLAALAGRGMVPPPLCAEQITETAAVPIVEVLTSTNGRRMNHQRLTDTRDGWNLRFRQAEQRHTGNRGELRITQHDESTGLTVESLFAAYDGISVVTWSATIRSDRRLPVESMSSLNVAVPLSAAGASVDDAEVFWADSTWAAENNWHRAPLRAMGVVDINTVVNPRVPGARFALRSRSAWSTGEHLPDGILQLNGEHPTALMWQIEHNGAWSWEIGEGVTGLQVMAGGPNCDDHQWSIVLEPGVDFTTVPASVAVCSGDWRGAVAEMTLHRRALRDERLGHNGQDRSSNTLVIYNDYMNTLFGDPTAEKEIPLIDAVGTLGVDVFCIDAGWYDSTDGDWWTSVGEWEPSTNRFGDEGLAALAERIRANGMELGLWLEPEVVGIHSPVAAALPEAAFFRRHGERVADDGRYHLDFRCPEVREHLDSTVDRLMRDLRPTFFKFDYNTVPGVGTEQDAATLGEGLLGHCRAYVDWLDSLKRRYPKLVIENCGSGAMRADYAMLQRLDLQSTSDQCDPLIYAAIAAGAPMGILPEQQGNWGYAQQHMGDEEAVLTLAAGVTGRLYLSGFVDRMDDRRLALVRSAIALHREVLETQDSSVPFWPLGLPDFTGEWLATGLLPAPGSEGRTGYMTVWRRAGEQTVTVEVPAGAEIIQVFPNPKDPCASDAKPWRVQRVDESHASLTTTSDSPSARVFALRLP; encoded by the coding sequence ATGCCGCACACAACCGACCGCGAATGGACCCGCGTCACACCCAACAGCCAGCACACGCTGACTTGGGGCAATGACGTGCTCGAGCTGGGATTCTCCGTCCGGCCCGACGCGCCGGTGACGTTGGCCGCGCTCGCCGGCCGCGGCATGGTGCCCCCCCCCCTATGCGCTGAGCAAATAACGGAAACCGCCGCGGTTCCGATCGTCGAAGTGCTGACCTCGACGAACGGCCGTCGCATGAACCACCAACGTCTGACGGATACGCGGGACGGCTGGAATCTCCGGTTCCGCCAAGCGGAACAACGTCACACCGGCAACCGCGGCGAACTGCGCATCACCCAGCACGACGAATCCACCGGGCTGACGGTCGAAAGCCTGTTCGCGGCCTATGACGGCATCAGCGTCGTCACATGGAGCGCGACGATCCGCTCCGATCGCAGACTTCCCGTCGAATCGATGAGCTCACTGAACGTCGCCGTGCCGCTGTCCGCTGCCGGCGCCTCCGTGGACGATGCGGAGGTGTTCTGGGCCGACAGCACGTGGGCCGCGGAGAACAACTGGCATCGCGCGCCACTGCGGGCGATGGGCGTGGTCGACATCAACACCGTCGTCAATCCCCGCGTGCCGGGAGCGAGGTTCGCGTTGCGTTCGCGCTCCGCATGGTCCACCGGCGAACATCTGCCCGACGGCATCCTTCAGCTCAACGGCGAACATCCCACCGCGCTGATGTGGCAGATCGAACACAACGGCGCATGGAGCTGGGAGATCGGCGAAGGCGTCACCGGCCTGCAGGTGATGGCCGGCGGTCCCAACTGCGACGACCATCAATGGTCGATCGTGCTGGAGCCCGGTGTCGACTTCACCACCGTGCCCGCCTCTGTGGCGGTTTGCTCCGGCGATTGGCGCGGCGCCGTCGCCGAGATGACCCTGCACCGCCGCGCCCTACGCGACGAACGGTTGGGCCATAACGGTCAGGACCGTTCATCCAACACGCTGGTCATCTACAACGACTACATGAACACCTTGTTCGGCGACCCCACGGCCGAGAAGGAGATTCCTCTGATCGACGCGGTCGGCACGCTTGGCGTGGATGTGTTCTGCATCGACGCCGGCTGGTACGACAGCACCGACGGCGACTGGTGGACATCGGTCGGCGAGTGGGAGCCTTCGACCAACCGGTTCGGCGACGAAGGGCTTGCGGCGCTCGCCGAGCGCATACGGGCCAACGGCATGGAGCTGGGATTATGGCTGGAGCCGGAAGTGGTGGGCATCCACTCCCCGGTGGCCGCCGCGCTGCCTGAAGCGGCGTTCTTCCGTCGTCACGGCGAACGCGTCGCCGACGACGGACGCTACCATTTGGATTTCCGTTGCCCCGAAGTGCGGGAGCATCTCGACTCCACAGTCGATCGCCTGATGCGTGACCTGCGTCCCACCTTCTTCAAATTCGACTACAACACCGTGCCCGGCGTCGGCACCGAGCAGGATGCCGCGACCCTGGGCGAGGGATTGCTCGGACACTGCCGCGCCTATGTGGATTGGCTGGATTCGCTGAAGCGCCGCTACCCCAAGCTGGTCATCGAAAACTGCGGGTCGGGGGCCATGCGCGCCGACTACGCGATGCTGCAGCGTCTCGACCTGCAATCCACCTCCGATCAGTGCGACCCGCTGATCTACGCGGCCATCGCCGCCGGCGCGCCTATGGGCATCCTGCCGGAACAGCAGGGCAATTGGGGATACGCCCAGCAGCATATGGGCGACGAGGAGGCGGTGCTCACTTTGGCGGCCGGCGTGACCGGGCGTCTGTATCTTTCGGGTTTCGTCGATCGTATGGACGACCGGCGTCTGGCTCTGGTGCGTTCCGCCATCGCCCTGCATCGCGAGGTGCTGGAGACGCAGGACTCATCGGTGCCGTTCTGGCCCCTGGGGCTGCCCGATTTCACCGGCGAATGGCTGGCGACCGGGCTGCTGCCCGCTCCCGGAAGCGAAGGGCGCACAGGCTATATGACCGTGTGGCGTCGCGCCGGCGAACAAACCGTCACGGTGGAAGTGCCTGCCGGAGCCGAAATCATCCAGGTGTTCCCGAATCCAAAAGATCCATGCGCCTCGGATGCCAAGCCCTGGCGGGTGCAACGCGTCGATGAGAGCCATGCGTCGTTGACGACGACGTCGGATTCCCCCTCGGCGCGTGTGTTCGCCCTGCGGCTTCCATAA
- a CDS encoding alpha-N-arabinofuranosidase gives MAQQNETTQARLVVDDEFEVAQVNDRLFGSFVEHLGRCVYGGIYEPGHPTADEDGFRQDVIDLVKELGATAIRYPGGNFVSGYRWEDGVGPKESRPRRLDLAWHSTETNEFGLHEMAKWLNKAGGNELMEAVNLGTRGLEEALDLLEYANIPSGTKLSDERRANGAEKPFGITMWCLGNEMDGNWQTGHKTAEEYGMLAASVARGMRSLDPDVELVVCGSSSHAMDTFGTWEETVLQKTYELVDYISCHAYYHPELQEDGSRDMVSFMASGEDMDGFIKDVAAAIDATKARLKSKHEVFISFDEWNVWYLNEEPSKNPEGIGNWPVAPRLLEDVYTTADAVVFGDLLITLLKNADRVHAASLAQLVNVIAPIMTEPGGPAWRQTTFYPFSLTARLAKGGTVLEPKLASGTFDTPRYGEVPAVNSVAVRGADGSVNVFVVNRSLDAPAEFEVKLPAGLETAGIEAQTLHEDDILACNTLDDQNRVTLHDNDTVAFDAASGTVRMTLPPVSWTAVRVK, from the coding sequence ATGGCACAGCAGAACGAGACGACCCAGGCTCGCCTGGTCGTGGATGACGAATTTGAAGTGGCCCAGGTCAACGACCGACTGTTCGGCTCCTTCGTGGAGCATCTGGGCCGCTGCGTGTACGGCGGCATCTACGAGCCGGGCCATCCGACCGCGGACGAGGACGGATTCCGTCAGGACGTGATCGATTTGGTCAAGGAGCTGGGCGCTACCGCCATCCGCTACCCCGGCGGCAACTTCGTCTCCGGCTATCGCTGGGAAGACGGCGTCGGCCCCAAGGAGAGCCGTCCCCGCCGCCTCGATCTGGCCTGGCATTCCACCGAAACCAACGAATTCGGCCTGCACGAGATGGCCAAGTGGCTGAACAAGGCCGGAGGCAACGAGCTGATGGAAGCCGTGAACCTCGGCACCCGCGGACTCGAGGAAGCCCTCGACCTGCTGGAATACGCCAACATCCCCTCCGGCACCAAGCTTTCCGACGAACGCCGCGCGAACGGCGCCGAAAAACCGTTCGGCATCACAATGTGGTGCCTGGGCAACGAGATGGACGGAAATTGGCAGACCGGCCACAAAACCGCCGAGGAATACGGCATGCTGGCCGCCTCAGTCGCGCGCGGCATGCGCTCCCTCGACCCGGATGTGGAACTGGTGGTGTGCGGATCGTCATCCCATGCGATGGACACCTTCGGCACATGGGAGGAGACCGTGCTGCAGAAGACCTACGAGCTGGTCGACTACATCTCCTGCCACGCCTACTACCATCCCGAACTGCAGGAGGACGGCTCGCGCGACATGGTGAGCTTCATGGCCTCGGGCGAGGACATGGACGGCTTCATCAAAGACGTCGCCGCCGCGATCGACGCCACCAAGGCGCGTCTGAAGAGCAAGCACGAGGTGTTCATCTCCTTCGACGAATGGAACGTGTGGTATCTCAACGAGGAGCCGAGCAAGAACCCCGAAGGCATCGGCAACTGGCCGGTGGCCCCGCGTCTGCTGGAGGACGTGTACACGACGGCCGACGCGGTGGTGTTCGGCGACCTGCTGATCACGCTGCTCAAGAACGCCGACCGCGTGCATGCGGCGAGCCTCGCCCAGCTGGTCAACGTGATCGCGCCGATCATGACCGAACCGGGCGGACCGGCCTGGCGTCAGACCACGTTCTACCCGTTCTCCCTGACCGCGCGGCTCGCCAAGGGCGGCACCGTGCTCGAGCCCAAGCTCGCCTCCGGCACATTCGACACCCCGCGCTATGGCGAAGTGCCGGCCGTCAACTCGGTGGCCGTGCGCGGCGCCGACGGTTCGGTGAACGTGTTCGTGGTGAACCGTTCGCTGGACGCGCCGGCCGAATTCGAGGTCAAACTTCCCGCCGGACTCGAAACCGCCGGCATCGAGGCCCAAACCCTGCACGAGGACGACATCCTGGCCTGCAACACGTTGGACGACCAGAACCGCGTGACCCTGCACGACAACGACACCGTCGCGTTCGACGCCGCCTCCGGCACCGTGCGCATGACCCTGCCCCCGGTCTCCTGGACCGCTGTGCGCGTGAAGTGA
- a CDS encoding HAD family hydrolase codes for MLLKAVFWDLDGTLINSEPYWHQGEIAIAHANGGEWDENDGWEGSGTPVPDVARRMIAKGCALTVEQIDRQLKDYVYRAEVERLPWIDGVQEVLRSLKDAGVPSMLVTTSPRRMAENIMAQTDGLFEGYVCGDDPVAHKPDPAPYLTAAARLGIEPEDMPYCVVVEDSMTGIRAGAASGATTIAQTGWIRNDTSMGPQFASIASYEGIDAAALDAFVRQRVA; via the coding sequence ATGCTGCTGAAAGCCGTGTTCTGGGATCTGGATGGCACCCTTATCAATTCCGAACCCTACTGGCATCAGGGCGAGATCGCGATCGCCCACGCCAACGGCGGCGAATGGGATGAGAATGATGGCTGGGAGGGGTCGGGCACGCCTGTGCCGGATGTGGCCCGCCGTATGATCGCCAAAGGTTGCGCGCTCACCGTCGAACAGATCGACAGGCAGCTCAAGGACTATGTGTATCGCGCGGAGGTCGAGCGGCTGCCGTGGATCGACGGCGTGCAGGAGGTGCTGCGCTCGCTGAAGGACGCCGGCGTTCCCTCGATGCTGGTCACCACCTCTCCCCGCCGCATGGCCGAGAACATCATGGCGCAGACCGACGGACTGTTCGAGGGGTATGTGTGCGGAGACGATCCCGTGGCGCACAAGCCCGATCCCGCGCCGTATCTGACGGCGGCCGCACGCTTGGGCATCGAGCCGGAGGATATGCCGTACTGCGTGGTGGTGGAGGATTCCATGACCGGCATCAGGGCGGGCGCGGCCTCCGGCGCGACCACGATCGCCCAGACCGGGTGGATTCGCAACGACACCTCGATGGGGCCGCAGTTCGCCTCGATCGCCTCGTATGAGGGAATCGACGCGGCCGCGCTGGACGCGTTCGTGCGTCAGCGTGTCGCCTGA
- a CDS encoding HTH domain-containing protein encodes MARQSFSSRTRKALQSLDAVASVSETRITYSEDFRDECMRRYAQGESPTAIFREAGLDPKVIGYKRIERCISRWRDKTAQ; translated from the coding sequence ATGGCGCGACAGTCGTTCTCCTCGCGCACGCGAAAGGCTTTGCAGTCGCTGGATGCCGTCGCGTCCGTCAGTGAGACCCGCATCACGTATTCGGAGGATTTCCGCGACGAATGCATGCGGCGCTACGCCCAAGGGGAGTCTCCCACGGCCATTTTCCGCGAGGCGGGGCTGGATCCCAAGGTCATCGGATACAAGCGCATCGAACGCTGCATCTCCCGTTGGCGCGATAAGACGGCGCAGTAG